In Paroedura picta isolate Pp20150507F chromosome 1, Ppicta_v3.0, whole genome shotgun sequence, the following are encoded in one genomic region:
- the SYNCRIP gene encoding heterogeneous nuclear ribonucleoprotein Q isoform X4, protein MASEHVNGNGTEEPMDTSAAVTHSEHFQTLLDAGLPQKVAEKLDEIYVAGLVAHSDLDERAIEALKEFNEEGALAVLQQFKDSDLSHVQNKSAFLCGVMKTYRQREKQGTKVADSSKGPDEAKIKALLERTGYTLDVTTGQRKYGGPPPESVYSGQQPSVGTEIFVGKIPRDLFEDELVPLFEKAGPIWDLRLMMDPLTGLNRGYAFVTFCNKEAAQEAVKLYNNHEIRSGKHIGVCISVANNRLFVGSIPKSKTKEQIVEEFGKVTEGLTDVILYHQPDDKKKNRGFCFLEYEDHKTAAQARRRLMSGKVKVWGNVVTVEWADPIEDPDPEVMAKVKVLFVRNLANSVTEEILEKAFSQFGKLERVKKLKDYAFIHFDERDGAVKAMEGMNGKDLEGENIEIVFAKPPDQKRKERKAQRQAAKNQMYDDYYYYGPPHMPPPARGRGRGGRGGYGYPPDYYGYEDYYDYYGYDYHNYRGGYEDPYYGYEDFQVGARGRGGRGARGAALSRGRGAAPPRGRAGYAQRGGPGSARGVRGARGGAQQQRGRGVRGARGGRGGNVGGKRKADGYNQPDSKRRQTNNQNWGSQPIAQQPLQGKRGRGRS, encoded by the exons ATGGCTTCTGAACATGTTAATGGGAATGGTACTGAAGAGCCCATGGATACTTCTGCCGCAGTTACCCATTCTGAGCATTTCCAGACATTGCTTGATGCTGGTTTACCACAGAAAGTTGCTGAAAAACTAGATGAAATTTACGTTGCAG GATTAGTTGCACACAGTGATTTAGATGAAAGAGCTATTGAAGCTTTAAAGGAATTTAATGAAGAAGGTGCATTGGCAGTACTTCAGCAATTTAAAGACAGCGACCTATCTCATGTTCAG AACAAAAGTGCCTTTTTATGTGGCGTAATGAAGACATACAGACAGCGAGAAAAACAAGGGACCAAAGTGGCAGATTCTAGCAAAGGACCAGATGAggcaaaaataaag GCACTTTTGGAGAGAACGGGTTACACGCTTGATGTGACTACTGGACAGAGGAAGTATGGTGGTCCTCCCCCAGAGTCTGTCTATTCAGGACAGCAGCCATCTGTTGGCACTGAG aTATTTGTGGGTAAGATTCCAAGAGACTTATTCGAGGATGAGCTTGTTCCATTATTTGAGAAAGCTGGACCCATTTGGGATTTGCGCTTAATGATGGACCCACTGACTGGTCTAAATAGAGGATATGCTTTTGTCACTTTTTGTAACAAAGAAGCAGCTCAAGAAGCTGTTAAATTG TATAACAATCATGAAATTCGTTCTGGAAAACACATTGGTGTATGCATCTCTGTAGCCAATAACAGACTTTTCGTTGGCTCTATTCCTAAGAGTAAAACAAAGGAGCAGATAGTTGAAGAATTTGGCAAAGTAACGG AGGGTCTTACAGATGTTATACTGTATCATCAGCCTGATGACAAGAAAAAGAATCgaggtttttgttttcttgaatatGAAGATCACAAAACAGCAGCTCAAGCCAGACGTAGATTAATGAGTGGAAAAGTGAAAGTCTGGGGAAATGTCGTTACAGTAGAATGGGCTGATCCCATAGAAGATCCAGATCCAGAAGTTATGGCAAAG GTGAAAGTGTTGTTTGTGCGGAACCTTGCAAATTCAGTTACAGAGGAAATTCTAGAAAAGGCCTTTAGTCAGTTTGGAAAACTGGAGCGAGTAAAGAAGCTAAAAGATTATGCTTTTATTCATTTTGATGAACGTGATGGTGCTGTAAAG GCAATGGAAGGAATGAATGGCAAAGATTTAGAAGGAGAAAATATTGAAATCGTTTTTGCAAAGCCACCagatcaaaaaagaaaagaacgaaAAGCACAGAGACAAGCTGCTAAAAATCAAAT GTATGATGATTATTACTACTATGGTCCACCTCATATGCCCCCACCAGCGAGAGGTCGTGGAAGAGGAGGTAGAGGTGGCTATGGATATCCCCCTGACTACTATGGATATGaagattattatgattattatggcTATGATTACCATAACTATCGTGGTGGATATGAAGATCCTTACTATGGTTACGAAGATTTTCAAGTTGGAGCTAGAGGAAGGGGTGGTAGAGGAGCAAGGGGTGCTGCTCTTTCCAGAGGTCGCGGGGCTGCTCCTCCCCGTGGCAGAGCCGGCTATGCACAAAGAGGTGGTCCTGGATCAGCAAGAGGTGTTCGTGGTGCGCGAGGAGGTGCCCAGCAACAAAGAGGCCGCGGGGTACGTGGTGCAAGGGGTGGCCGCGGTGGAAATGTAGGAGGAAAGCGCAAAGCTGATGGGTACAACCAGCCAGATTCCAAGCGGCGCCAGACCAATAATCAGAACTGGGGCTCCCAACCCATTGCTCAGCAACCGCTCCAAG GGAAAAGGGGTCGAGGCCGGTCCTGA
- the SYNCRIP gene encoding heterogeneous nuclear ribonucleoprotein Q isoform X1, producing MASEHVNGNGTEEPMDTSAAVTHSEHFQTLLDAGLPQKVAEKLDEIYVAGLVAHSDLDERAIEALKEFNEEGALAVLQQFKDSDLSHVQNKSAFLCGVMKTYRQREKQGTKVADSSKGPDEAKIKALLERTGYTLDVTTGQRKYGGPPPESVYSGQQPSVGTEIFVGKIPRDLFEDELVPLFEKAGPIWDLRLMMDPLTGLNRGYAFVTFCNKEAAQEAVKLYNNHEIRSGKHIGVCISVANNRLFVGSIPKSKTKEQIVEEFGKVTEGLTDVILYHQPDDKKKNRGFCFLEYEDHKTAAQARRRLMSGKVKVWGNVVTVEWADPIEDPDPEVMAKVKVLFVRNLANSVTEEILEKAFSQFGKLERVKKLKDYAFIHFDERDGAVKAMEGMNGKDLEGENIEIVFAKPPDQKRKERKAQRQAAKNQMYDDYYYYGPPHMPPPARGRGRGGRGGYGYPPDYYGYEDYYDYYGYDYHNYRGGYEDPYYGYEDFQVGARGRGGRGARGAALSRGRGAAPPRGRAGYAQRGGPGSARGVRGARGGAQQQRGRGVRGARGGRGGNVGGKRKADGYNQPDSKRRQTNNQNWGSQPIAQQPLQGGDHSGNYGYKSENQEFYQDSFGQQWK from the exons ATGGCTTCTGAACATGTTAATGGGAATGGTACTGAAGAGCCCATGGATACTTCTGCCGCAGTTACCCATTCTGAGCATTTCCAGACATTGCTTGATGCTGGTTTACCACAGAAAGTTGCTGAAAAACTAGATGAAATTTACGTTGCAG GATTAGTTGCACACAGTGATTTAGATGAAAGAGCTATTGAAGCTTTAAAGGAATTTAATGAAGAAGGTGCATTGGCAGTACTTCAGCAATTTAAAGACAGCGACCTATCTCATGTTCAG AACAAAAGTGCCTTTTTATGTGGCGTAATGAAGACATACAGACAGCGAGAAAAACAAGGGACCAAAGTGGCAGATTCTAGCAAAGGACCAGATGAggcaaaaataaag GCACTTTTGGAGAGAACGGGTTACACGCTTGATGTGACTACTGGACAGAGGAAGTATGGTGGTCCTCCCCCAGAGTCTGTCTATTCAGGACAGCAGCCATCTGTTGGCACTGAG aTATTTGTGGGTAAGATTCCAAGAGACTTATTCGAGGATGAGCTTGTTCCATTATTTGAGAAAGCTGGACCCATTTGGGATTTGCGCTTAATGATGGACCCACTGACTGGTCTAAATAGAGGATATGCTTTTGTCACTTTTTGTAACAAAGAAGCAGCTCAAGAAGCTGTTAAATTG TATAACAATCATGAAATTCGTTCTGGAAAACACATTGGTGTATGCATCTCTGTAGCCAATAACAGACTTTTCGTTGGCTCTATTCCTAAGAGTAAAACAAAGGAGCAGATAGTTGAAGAATTTGGCAAAGTAACGG AGGGTCTTACAGATGTTATACTGTATCATCAGCCTGATGACAAGAAAAAGAATCgaggtttttgttttcttgaatatGAAGATCACAAAACAGCAGCTCAAGCCAGACGTAGATTAATGAGTGGAAAAGTGAAAGTCTGGGGAAATGTCGTTACAGTAGAATGGGCTGATCCCATAGAAGATCCAGATCCAGAAGTTATGGCAAAG GTGAAAGTGTTGTTTGTGCGGAACCTTGCAAATTCAGTTACAGAGGAAATTCTAGAAAAGGCCTTTAGTCAGTTTGGAAAACTGGAGCGAGTAAAGAAGCTAAAAGATTATGCTTTTATTCATTTTGATGAACGTGATGGTGCTGTAAAG GCAATGGAAGGAATGAATGGCAAAGATTTAGAAGGAGAAAATATTGAAATCGTTTTTGCAAAGCCACCagatcaaaaaagaaaagaacgaaAAGCACAGAGACAAGCTGCTAAAAATCAAAT GTATGATGATTATTACTACTATGGTCCACCTCATATGCCCCCACCAGCGAGAGGTCGTGGAAGAGGAGGTAGAGGTGGCTATGGATATCCCCCTGACTACTATGGATATGaagattattatgattattatggcTATGATTACCATAACTATCGTGGTGGATATGAAGATCCTTACTATGGTTACGAAGATTTTCAAGTTGGAGCTAGAGGAAGGGGTGGTAGAGGAGCAAGGGGTGCTGCTCTTTCCAGAGGTCGCGGGGCTGCTCCTCCCCGTGGCAGAGCCGGCTATGCACAAAGAGGTGGTCCTGGATCAGCAAGAGGTGTTCGTGGTGCGCGAGGAGGTGCCCAGCAACAAAGAGGCCGCGGGGTACGTGGTGCAAGGGGTGGCCGCGGTGGAAATGTAGGAGGAAAGCGCAAAGCTGATGGGTACAACCAGCCAGATTCCAAGCGGCGCCAGACCAATAATCAGAACTGGGGCTCCCAACCCATTGCTCAGCAACCGCTCCAAGGTGGTGATCATTCTGGTAACTATGGTTACAAATCTGAAAACCAGGAGTTTTATCAGGATTCTTTTGGGCAGCAGTGGAAGTAG
- the SYNCRIP gene encoding heterogeneous nuclear ribonucleoprotein Q isoform X5, whose translation MASEHVNGNGTEEPMDTSAAVTHSEHFQTLLDAGLPQKVAEKLDEIYVAGLVAHSDLDERAIEALKEFNEEGALAVLQQFKDSDLSHVQNKSAFLCGVMKTYRQREKQGTKVADSSKGPDEAKIKALLERTGYTLDVTTGQRKYGGPPPESVYSGQQPSVGTEIFVGKIPRDLFEDELVPLFEKAGPIWDLRLMMDPLTGLNRGYAFVTFCNKEAAQEAVKLYNNHEIRSGKHIGVCISVANNRLFVGSIPKSKTKEQIVEEFGKVTEGLTDVILYHQPDDKKKNRGFCFLEYEDHKTAAQARRRLMSGKVKVWGNVVTVEWADPIEDPDPEVMAKVKVLFVRNLANSVTEEILEKAFSQFGKLERVKKLKDYAFIHFDERDGAVKAMEGMNGKDLEGENIEIVFAKPPDQKRKERKAQRQAAKNQMYDDYYYYGPPHMPPPARGRGRGGRGGYGYPPDYYGYEDYYDYYGYDYHNYRGGYEDPYYGYEDFQVGARGRGGRGARGAALSRGRGAAPPRGRAGYAQRGGPGSARGVRGARGGAQQQRGRGQGKGVEAGPDLLQ comes from the exons ATGGCTTCTGAACATGTTAATGGGAATGGTACTGAAGAGCCCATGGATACTTCTGCCGCAGTTACCCATTCTGAGCATTTCCAGACATTGCTTGATGCTGGTTTACCACAGAAAGTTGCTGAAAAACTAGATGAAATTTACGTTGCAG GATTAGTTGCACACAGTGATTTAGATGAAAGAGCTATTGAAGCTTTAAAGGAATTTAATGAAGAAGGTGCATTGGCAGTACTTCAGCAATTTAAAGACAGCGACCTATCTCATGTTCAG AACAAAAGTGCCTTTTTATGTGGCGTAATGAAGACATACAGACAGCGAGAAAAACAAGGGACCAAAGTGGCAGATTCTAGCAAAGGACCAGATGAggcaaaaataaag GCACTTTTGGAGAGAACGGGTTACACGCTTGATGTGACTACTGGACAGAGGAAGTATGGTGGTCCTCCCCCAGAGTCTGTCTATTCAGGACAGCAGCCATCTGTTGGCACTGAG aTATTTGTGGGTAAGATTCCAAGAGACTTATTCGAGGATGAGCTTGTTCCATTATTTGAGAAAGCTGGACCCATTTGGGATTTGCGCTTAATGATGGACCCACTGACTGGTCTAAATAGAGGATATGCTTTTGTCACTTTTTGTAACAAAGAAGCAGCTCAAGAAGCTGTTAAATTG TATAACAATCATGAAATTCGTTCTGGAAAACACATTGGTGTATGCATCTCTGTAGCCAATAACAGACTTTTCGTTGGCTCTATTCCTAAGAGTAAAACAAAGGAGCAGATAGTTGAAGAATTTGGCAAAGTAACGG AGGGTCTTACAGATGTTATACTGTATCATCAGCCTGATGACAAGAAAAAGAATCgaggtttttgttttcttgaatatGAAGATCACAAAACAGCAGCTCAAGCCAGACGTAGATTAATGAGTGGAAAAGTGAAAGTCTGGGGAAATGTCGTTACAGTAGAATGGGCTGATCCCATAGAAGATCCAGATCCAGAAGTTATGGCAAAG GTGAAAGTGTTGTTTGTGCGGAACCTTGCAAATTCAGTTACAGAGGAAATTCTAGAAAAGGCCTTTAGTCAGTTTGGAAAACTGGAGCGAGTAAAGAAGCTAAAAGATTATGCTTTTATTCATTTTGATGAACGTGATGGTGCTGTAAAG GCAATGGAAGGAATGAATGGCAAAGATTTAGAAGGAGAAAATATTGAAATCGTTTTTGCAAAGCCACCagatcaaaaaagaaaagaacgaaAAGCACAGAGACAAGCTGCTAAAAATCAAAT GTATGATGATTATTACTACTATGGTCCACCTCATATGCCCCCACCAGCGAGAGGTCGTGGAAGAGGAGGTAGAGGTGGCTATGGATATCCCCCTGACTACTATGGATATGaagattattatgattattatggcTATGATTACCATAACTATCGTGGTGGATATGAAGATCCTTACTATGGTTACGAAGATTTTCAAGTTGGAGCTAGAGGAAGGGGTGGTAGAGGAGCAAGGGGTGCTGCTCTTTCCAGAGGTCGCGGGGCTGCTCCTCCCCGTGGCAGAGCCGGCTATGCACAAAGAGGTGGTCCTGGATCAGCAAGAGGTGTTCGTGGTGCGCGAGGAGGTGCCCAGCAACAAAGAGGCCGCGGG CAGGGAAAAGGGGTCGAGGCCGGTCCTGACCTGTTACAATGA
- the SYNCRIP gene encoding heterogeneous nuclear ribonucleoprotein Q isoform X2, translating into MASEHVNGNGTEEPMDTSAAVTHSEHFQTLLDAGLPQKVAEKLDEIYVAGLVAHSDLDERAIEALKEFNEEGALAVLQQFKDSDLSHVQNKSAFLCGVMKTYRQREKQGTKVADSSKGPDEAKIKALLERTGYTLDVTTGQRKYGGPPPESVYSGQQPSVGTEIFVGKIPRDLFEDELVPLFEKAGPIWDLRLMMDPLTGLNRGYAFVTFCNKEAAQEAVKLYNNHEIRSGKHIGVCISVANNRLFVGSIPKSKTKEQIVEEFGKVTEGLTDVILYHQPDDKKKNRGFCFLEYEDHKTAAQARRRLMSGKVKVWGNVVTVEWADPIEDPDPEVMAKVKVLFVRNLANSVTEEILEKAFSQFGKLERVKKLKDYAFIHFDERDGAVKAMEGMNGKDLEGENIEIVFAKPPDQKRKERKAQRQAAKNQMYDDYYYYGPPHMPPPARGRGRGGRGGYGYPPDYYGYEDYYDYYGYDYHNYRGGYEDPYYGYEDFQVGARGRGGRGARGAALSRGRGAAPPRGRAGYAQRGGPGSARGVRGARGGAQQQRGRGVRGARGGRGGNVGGKRKADGYNQPDSKRRQTNNQNWGSQPIAQQPLQGGDHSAGKRGRGRS; encoded by the exons ATGGCTTCTGAACATGTTAATGGGAATGGTACTGAAGAGCCCATGGATACTTCTGCCGCAGTTACCCATTCTGAGCATTTCCAGACATTGCTTGATGCTGGTTTACCACAGAAAGTTGCTGAAAAACTAGATGAAATTTACGTTGCAG GATTAGTTGCACACAGTGATTTAGATGAAAGAGCTATTGAAGCTTTAAAGGAATTTAATGAAGAAGGTGCATTGGCAGTACTTCAGCAATTTAAAGACAGCGACCTATCTCATGTTCAG AACAAAAGTGCCTTTTTATGTGGCGTAATGAAGACATACAGACAGCGAGAAAAACAAGGGACCAAAGTGGCAGATTCTAGCAAAGGACCAGATGAggcaaaaataaag GCACTTTTGGAGAGAACGGGTTACACGCTTGATGTGACTACTGGACAGAGGAAGTATGGTGGTCCTCCCCCAGAGTCTGTCTATTCAGGACAGCAGCCATCTGTTGGCACTGAG aTATTTGTGGGTAAGATTCCAAGAGACTTATTCGAGGATGAGCTTGTTCCATTATTTGAGAAAGCTGGACCCATTTGGGATTTGCGCTTAATGATGGACCCACTGACTGGTCTAAATAGAGGATATGCTTTTGTCACTTTTTGTAACAAAGAAGCAGCTCAAGAAGCTGTTAAATTG TATAACAATCATGAAATTCGTTCTGGAAAACACATTGGTGTATGCATCTCTGTAGCCAATAACAGACTTTTCGTTGGCTCTATTCCTAAGAGTAAAACAAAGGAGCAGATAGTTGAAGAATTTGGCAAAGTAACGG AGGGTCTTACAGATGTTATACTGTATCATCAGCCTGATGACAAGAAAAAGAATCgaggtttttgttttcttgaatatGAAGATCACAAAACAGCAGCTCAAGCCAGACGTAGATTAATGAGTGGAAAAGTGAAAGTCTGGGGAAATGTCGTTACAGTAGAATGGGCTGATCCCATAGAAGATCCAGATCCAGAAGTTATGGCAAAG GTGAAAGTGTTGTTTGTGCGGAACCTTGCAAATTCAGTTACAGAGGAAATTCTAGAAAAGGCCTTTAGTCAGTTTGGAAAACTGGAGCGAGTAAAGAAGCTAAAAGATTATGCTTTTATTCATTTTGATGAACGTGATGGTGCTGTAAAG GCAATGGAAGGAATGAATGGCAAAGATTTAGAAGGAGAAAATATTGAAATCGTTTTTGCAAAGCCACCagatcaaaaaagaaaagaacgaaAAGCACAGAGACAAGCTGCTAAAAATCAAAT GTATGATGATTATTACTACTATGGTCCACCTCATATGCCCCCACCAGCGAGAGGTCGTGGAAGAGGAGGTAGAGGTGGCTATGGATATCCCCCTGACTACTATGGATATGaagattattatgattattatggcTATGATTACCATAACTATCGTGGTGGATATGAAGATCCTTACTATGGTTACGAAGATTTTCAAGTTGGAGCTAGAGGAAGGGGTGGTAGAGGAGCAAGGGGTGCTGCTCTTTCCAGAGGTCGCGGGGCTGCTCCTCCCCGTGGCAGAGCCGGCTATGCACAAAGAGGTGGTCCTGGATCAGCAAGAGGTGTTCGTGGTGCGCGAGGAGGTGCCCAGCAACAAAGAGGCCGCGGGGTACGTGGTGCAAGGGGTGGCCGCGGTGGAAATGTAGGAGGAAAGCGCAAAGCTGATGGGTACAACCAGCCAGATTCCAAGCGGCGCCAGACCAATAATCAGAACTGGGGCTCCCAACCCATTGCTCAGCAACCGCTCCAAGGTGGTGATCATTCTG CAGGGAAAAGGGGTCGAGGCCGGTCCTGA
- the SYNCRIP gene encoding heterogeneous nuclear ribonucleoprotein Q isoform X3, producing MASEHVNGNGTEEPMDTSAAVTHSEHFQTLLDAGLPQKVAEKLDEIYVAGLVAHSDLDERAIEALKEFNEEGALAVLQQFKDSDLSHVQNKSAFLCGVMKTYRQREKQGTKVADSSKGPDEAKIKALLERTGYTLDVTTGQRKYGGPPPESVYSGQQPSVGTEIFVGKIPRDLFEDELVPLFEKAGPIWDLRLMMDPLTGLNRGYAFVTFCNKEAAQEAVKLYNNHEIRSGKHIGVCISVANNRLFVGSIPKSKTKEQIVEEFGKVTEGLTDVILYHQPDDKKKNRGFCFLEYEDHKTAAQARRRLMSGKVKVWGNVVTVEWADPIEDPDPEVMAKVKVLFVRNLANSVTEEILEKAFSQFGKLERVKKLKDYAFIHFDERDGAVKAMEGMNGKDLEGENIEIVFAKPPDQKRKERKAQRQAAKNQMYDDYYYYGPPHMPPPARGRGRGGRGGYGYPPDYYGYEDYYDYYGYDYHNYRGGYEDPYYGYEDFQVGARGRGGRGARGAALSRGRGAAPPRGRAGYAQRGGPGSARGVRGARGGAQQQRGRGVRGARGGRGGNVGGKRKADGYNQPDSKRRQTNNQNWGSQPIAQQPLQAGKRGRGRS from the exons ATGGCTTCTGAACATGTTAATGGGAATGGTACTGAAGAGCCCATGGATACTTCTGCCGCAGTTACCCATTCTGAGCATTTCCAGACATTGCTTGATGCTGGTTTACCACAGAAAGTTGCTGAAAAACTAGATGAAATTTACGTTGCAG GATTAGTTGCACACAGTGATTTAGATGAAAGAGCTATTGAAGCTTTAAAGGAATTTAATGAAGAAGGTGCATTGGCAGTACTTCAGCAATTTAAAGACAGCGACCTATCTCATGTTCAG AACAAAAGTGCCTTTTTATGTGGCGTAATGAAGACATACAGACAGCGAGAAAAACAAGGGACCAAAGTGGCAGATTCTAGCAAAGGACCAGATGAggcaaaaataaag GCACTTTTGGAGAGAACGGGTTACACGCTTGATGTGACTACTGGACAGAGGAAGTATGGTGGTCCTCCCCCAGAGTCTGTCTATTCAGGACAGCAGCCATCTGTTGGCACTGAG aTATTTGTGGGTAAGATTCCAAGAGACTTATTCGAGGATGAGCTTGTTCCATTATTTGAGAAAGCTGGACCCATTTGGGATTTGCGCTTAATGATGGACCCACTGACTGGTCTAAATAGAGGATATGCTTTTGTCACTTTTTGTAACAAAGAAGCAGCTCAAGAAGCTGTTAAATTG TATAACAATCATGAAATTCGTTCTGGAAAACACATTGGTGTATGCATCTCTGTAGCCAATAACAGACTTTTCGTTGGCTCTATTCCTAAGAGTAAAACAAAGGAGCAGATAGTTGAAGAATTTGGCAAAGTAACGG AGGGTCTTACAGATGTTATACTGTATCATCAGCCTGATGACAAGAAAAAGAATCgaggtttttgttttcttgaatatGAAGATCACAAAACAGCAGCTCAAGCCAGACGTAGATTAATGAGTGGAAAAGTGAAAGTCTGGGGAAATGTCGTTACAGTAGAATGGGCTGATCCCATAGAAGATCCAGATCCAGAAGTTATGGCAAAG GTGAAAGTGTTGTTTGTGCGGAACCTTGCAAATTCAGTTACAGAGGAAATTCTAGAAAAGGCCTTTAGTCAGTTTGGAAAACTGGAGCGAGTAAAGAAGCTAAAAGATTATGCTTTTATTCATTTTGATGAACGTGATGGTGCTGTAAAG GCAATGGAAGGAATGAATGGCAAAGATTTAGAAGGAGAAAATATTGAAATCGTTTTTGCAAAGCCACCagatcaaaaaagaaaagaacgaaAAGCACAGAGACAAGCTGCTAAAAATCAAAT GTATGATGATTATTACTACTATGGTCCACCTCATATGCCCCCACCAGCGAGAGGTCGTGGAAGAGGAGGTAGAGGTGGCTATGGATATCCCCCTGACTACTATGGATATGaagattattatgattattatggcTATGATTACCATAACTATCGTGGTGGATATGAAGATCCTTACTATGGTTACGAAGATTTTCAAGTTGGAGCTAGAGGAAGGGGTGGTAGAGGAGCAAGGGGTGCTGCTCTTTCCAGAGGTCGCGGGGCTGCTCCTCCCCGTGGCAGAGCCGGCTATGCACAAAGAGGTGGTCCTGGATCAGCAAGAGGTGTTCGTGGTGCGCGAGGAGGTGCCCAGCAACAAAGAGGCCGCGGGGTACGTGGTGCAAGGGGTGGCCGCGGTGGAAATGTAGGAGGAAAGCGCAAAGCTGATGGGTACAACCAGCCAGATTCCAAGCGGCGCCAGACCAATAATCAGAACTGGGGCTCCCAACCCATTGCTCAGCAACCGCTCCAAG CAGGGAAAAGGGGTCGAGGCCGGTCCTGA
- the SYNCRIP gene encoding heterogeneous nuclear ribonucleoprotein Q isoform X6 codes for MASEHVNGNGTEEPMDTSAAVTHSEHFQTLLDAGLPQKVAEKLDEIYVAGLVAHSDLDERAIEALKEFNEEGALAVLQQFKDSDLSHVQNKSAFLCGVMKTYRQREKQGTKVADSSKGPDEAKIKALLERTGYTLDVTTGQRKYGGPPPESVYSGQQPSVGTEIFVGKIPRDLFEDELVPLFEKAGPIWDLRLMMDPLTGLNRGYAFVTFCNKEAAQEAVKLYNNHEIRSGKHIGVCISVANNRLFVGSIPKSKTKEQIVEEFGKVTEGLTDVILYHQPDDKKKNRGFCFLEYEDHKTAAQARRRLMSGKVKVWGNVVTVEWADPIEDPDPEVMAKVKVLFVRNLANSVTEEILEKAFSQFGKLERVKKLKDYAFIHFDERDGAVKAMEGMNGKDLEGENIEIVFAKPPDQKRKERKAQRQAAKNQMYDDYYYYGPPHMPPPARGRGRGGRGGYGYPPDYYGYEDYYDYYGYDYHNYRGGYEDPYYGYEDFQVGARGRGGRGARGAALSRGRGAAPPRGRAGYAQRGGPGSARGVRGARGGAQQQRGRGGKGVEAGPDLLQ; via the exons ATGGCTTCTGAACATGTTAATGGGAATGGTACTGAAGAGCCCATGGATACTTCTGCCGCAGTTACCCATTCTGAGCATTTCCAGACATTGCTTGATGCTGGTTTACCACAGAAAGTTGCTGAAAAACTAGATGAAATTTACGTTGCAG GATTAGTTGCACACAGTGATTTAGATGAAAGAGCTATTGAAGCTTTAAAGGAATTTAATGAAGAAGGTGCATTGGCAGTACTTCAGCAATTTAAAGACAGCGACCTATCTCATGTTCAG AACAAAAGTGCCTTTTTATGTGGCGTAATGAAGACATACAGACAGCGAGAAAAACAAGGGACCAAAGTGGCAGATTCTAGCAAAGGACCAGATGAggcaaaaataaag GCACTTTTGGAGAGAACGGGTTACACGCTTGATGTGACTACTGGACAGAGGAAGTATGGTGGTCCTCCCCCAGAGTCTGTCTATTCAGGACAGCAGCCATCTGTTGGCACTGAG aTATTTGTGGGTAAGATTCCAAGAGACTTATTCGAGGATGAGCTTGTTCCATTATTTGAGAAAGCTGGACCCATTTGGGATTTGCGCTTAATGATGGACCCACTGACTGGTCTAAATAGAGGATATGCTTTTGTCACTTTTTGTAACAAAGAAGCAGCTCAAGAAGCTGTTAAATTG TATAACAATCATGAAATTCGTTCTGGAAAACACATTGGTGTATGCATCTCTGTAGCCAATAACAGACTTTTCGTTGGCTCTATTCCTAAGAGTAAAACAAAGGAGCAGATAGTTGAAGAATTTGGCAAAGTAACGG AGGGTCTTACAGATGTTATACTGTATCATCAGCCTGATGACAAGAAAAAGAATCgaggtttttgttttcttgaatatGAAGATCACAAAACAGCAGCTCAAGCCAGACGTAGATTAATGAGTGGAAAAGTGAAAGTCTGGGGAAATGTCGTTACAGTAGAATGGGCTGATCCCATAGAAGATCCAGATCCAGAAGTTATGGCAAAG GTGAAAGTGTTGTTTGTGCGGAACCTTGCAAATTCAGTTACAGAGGAAATTCTAGAAAAGGCCTTTAGTCAGTTTGGAAAACTGGAGCGAGTAAAGAAGCTAAAAGATTATGCTTTTATTCATTTTGATGAACGTGATGGTGCTGTAAAG GCAATGGAAGGAATGAATGGCAAAGATTTAGAAGGAGAAAATATTGAAATCGTTTTTGCAAAGCCACCagatcaaaaaagaaaagaacgaaAAGCACAGAGACAAGCTGCTAAAAATCAAAT GTATGATGATTATTACTACTATGGTCCACCTCATATGCCCCCACCAGCGAGAGGTCGTGGAAGAGGAGGTAGAGGTGGCTATGGATATCCCCCTGACTACTATGGATATGaagattattatgattattatggcTATGATTACCATAACTATCGTGGTGGATATGAAGATCCTTACTATGGTTACGAAGATTTTCAAGTTGGAGCTAGAGGAAGGGGTGGTAGAGGAGCAAGGGGTGCTGCTCTTTCCAGAGGTCGCGGGGCTGCTCCTCCCCGTGGCAGAGCCGGCTATGCACAAAGAGGTGGTCCTGGATCAGCAAGAGGTGTTCGTGGTGCGCGAGGAGGTGCCCAGCAACAAAGAGGCCGCGGG GGAAAAGGGGTCGAGGCCGGTCCTGACCTGTTACAATGA